One stretch of Pedobacter riviphilus DNA includes these proteins:
- a CDS encoding nucleoside phosphorylase, protein MKISESDLIINPDGSIYHLNLLPGDIADTIITVGDPDRVGEVSKYFDKIELKKGKREFITHTGYVGKKRVTVLSTGIGTDNIDIVFNELDALVNINFETREIKTALTSLNIIRVGTSGAVQPDIPMGTILASSYGLGMDALMNYYLQQLSGDEQLLMDDIKAYFGHLKNINPYLTAASETLLNTIGKDMAKGITITAPGFYAPQGRIVRAKNAVPDFIGLINSFKSNQYRITNLEMETAGIYALAKVLGHNAISINAILASRVKFEFSKEPNKIVEQAIKMVLERI, encoded by the coding sequence ATGAAAATATCCGAAAGCGACTTAATCATCAATCCTGATGGCAGCATATACCACCTGAACCTTTTGCCTGGGGATATTGCCGATACGATAATTACCGTTGGCGATCCTGACCGCGTTGGCGAGGTAAGCAAATATTTCGATAAAATAGAATTAAAAAAAGGTAAGCGCGAATTTATTACCCACACTGGTTATGTAGGCAAAAAACGTGTCACCGTGCTCTCAACAGGTATTGGGACGGATAACATTGATATCGTTTTTAATGAGTTAGATGCACTTGTTAATATTAATTTTGAAACCCGTGAAATTAAAACAGCGCTTACCTCATTAAATATTATCAGAGTGGGTACTTCTGGTGCTGTTCAACCAGATATTCCGATGGGAACCATTTTAGCTTCGTCTTATGGCTTGGGAATGGATGCTTTAATGAATTATTATCTCCAACAATTATCTGGTGATGAACAGCTTTTAATGGATGATATTAAGGCTTATTTTGGTCACCTTAAAAATATTAACCCCTATTTAACGGCTGCAAGTGAAACACTATTAAATACCATTGGTAAAGATATGGCCAAAGGTATAACCATCACTGCACCTGGCTTTTATGCGCCACAGGGTAGAATTGTGCGTGCAAAAAATGCAGTTCCCGATTTTATCGGCCTGATCAATAGTTTTAAAAGCAATCAATATCGCATTACCAATCTGGAAATGGAAACCGCAGGAATTTATGCTTTGGCCAAAGTTTTAGGTCACAACGCAATTTCGATAAACGCGATTTTAGCCAGCC
- a CDS encoding IMPACT family protein: MLFDDSYKTIESTSEGIFRDKGSKFMAYAYPIRSEDEVKPLIANLRAEHTKARHFCYAYRLTPDRSVFRANDDGEPSGTAGRPILNCLLSEDLTNILIVVVRYFGGTLLGVPGLINAYKSASIASIKMSTIISKTVNDVYEVHFEYLQMNEVMKLSKEENLQILGQQFDTDCILKFEVRKAQLNQVLSKFDKIEGVKLKYLQTV, encoded by the coding sequence ATGCTGTTCGATGATTCTTATAAAACCATCGAAAGTACTTCAGAAGGTATATTTCGAGATAAGGGAAGCAAGTTTATGGCCTATGCCTACCCAATCCGCAGTGAGGATGAAGTAAAACCACTTATCGCCAATCTACGTGCAGAACATACCAAAGCGAGGCATTTTTGTTATGCTTATCGTCTCACGCCCGATCGATCTGTTTTTAGGGCTAACGATGATGGTGAACCTTCGGGCACAGCGGGCAGGCCGATTCTGAACTGTTTATTATCAGAAGATCTAACCAATATCCTAATTGTTGTTGTACGTTATTTTGGAGGTACATTATTAGGTGTTCCTGGTTTAATTAATGCGTATAAATCTGCTAGTATAGCATCAATTAAGATGTCTACCATTATTAGCAAAACAGTTAACGATGTTTATGAAGTGCATTTCGAATATCTGCAAATGAACGAGGTGATGAAGTTAAGCAAAGAAGAAAATCTGCAGATCTTAGGCCAGCAATTTGATACAGACTGCATATTGAAATTTGAAGTGAGAAAAGCACAACTCAATCAGGTTTTAAGTAAATTTGATAAAATTGAAGGTGTTAAATTAAAATACCTGCAAACTGTTTAA
- a CDS encoding DMT family transporter — MIYIILSICCSVTVAVLLKLAKRYQISIIQAVTVNYFAALSLCFVFFKPDVKLITSAAPWPIYITLAILLPSIFLFLAASVKNLGIVKTDIAQRLSLFIPILAAYFIFKEDFNNLKIIGLSIGFVAIFFTFLRKSDHQEASKQGLIYPVMVFVGFGVIDVLFKQIALYKELSYTTSLFAVFCLAFIVSLLIVISMVMAGKIKIQLVNVACGFILGFFNFGNIFFYMKAHKALAENPSTVFAAMNLGVIIAGTLIGVIAFKEKLSRLNYAGIILAIVAVIFITLSQNAVR; from the coding sequence ATGATTTACATTATTTTAAGCATTTGCTGCAGTGTTACCGTAGCCGTTTTATTAAAGCTGGCTAAACGGTACCAAATCAGTATTATTCAAGCCGTTACCGTCAATTACTTTGCTGCATTAAGTTTATGTTTTGTTTTTTTTAAGCCTGATGTTAAACTGATCACATCTGCTGCACCATGGCCTATTTATATTACGCTGGCTATTCTATTGCCGTCGATATTTTTATTCCTTGCCGCATCAGTAAAAAACCTTGGCATCGTTAAAACCGACATTGCCCAACGTTTGTCACTATTTATTCCGATACTGGCTGCTTATTTTATCTTTAAAGAAGATTTTAATAACCTAAAAATTATTGGCCTGTCCATTGGTTTTGTGGCTATTTTCTTCACTTTTCTTAGAAAATCAGATCATCAAGAAGCCAGTAAACAAGGTCTAATTTACCCTGTGATGGTTTTCGTCGGTTTTGGCGTAATCGATGTACTTTTTAAACAAATTGCATTATATAAAGAATTGTCTTATACCACCTCGCTTTTTGCTGTTTTTTGCCTGGCATTTATTGTTTCGTTACTTATTGTAATTTCGATGGTAATGGCTGGTAAAATAAAAATACAACTGGTAAATGTGGCGTGTGGATTCATTTTAGGCTTCTTCAATTTTGGGAATATCTTTTTTTACATGAAAGCGCATAAAGCATTGGCAGAAAATCCATCTACCGTTTTTGCCGCTATGAATTTAGGGGTAATTATTGCAGGTACCTTAATTGGGGTAATCGCATTTAAAGAAAAGTTGAGCAGATTAAATTACGCAGGTATAATTTTGGCGATTGTAGCCGTTATCTTCATTACACTGTCGCAAAATGCTGTTCGATGA